A single Cucumis melo cultivar AY chromosome 4, USDA_Cmelo_AY_1.0, whole genome shotgun sequence DNA region contains:
- the LOC103486785 gene encoding bZIP transcription factor TGA10 isoform X1: MASSNIKNSSIIIQQEEEEEKQQLHHHHQQQQQQPQFLQNPSFVIPSNSKNSSLFNFQNPNFSDHHQHHHHHHQLPFSMNLPSISSNFLSKDGGGDDLGELDQALFLYLDGQEPSSTTTQDQRQSSGMRPPTLNIFPSQPMHVDSLPIKGNTTLINHGGDSKIKASEPSKELANQRSNGGAIASAPAPTQTTTTTEPHPKPPKRESSKKGLTSSSEQEGPKTPDPKTLRRLAQNREAARKSRLRKKAYVQQLEMSRIKLTQLEQELQRARNQGMFLGGGAAILGGPDQGLPSGFHNLSSDAAVFDIEYGRWQEEHHRLMCELRAAVQEHLPENELRLYVDSCLAHYDEVLNLKMMVAKSDIFHLVSGMWKTPAERCFMWMGDFRPSELIKIIMGQIEPLTEHQILNICALQQSTQESEEALSQGLEALNQSLSDTITSDSLSSPPNMANYMGQMTLAINKLSTLEGFVRQADNLRHQTVHRLQQMLTTRQAARCLLAIAEYFHRLRALSSLWLARPRQD, translated from the exons ATGGCTTCTTCCAATATTAAAAACAGCTCCATCATCAtccaacaagaagaagaagaagaaaaacaacaacttcatcatcatcatcaacaacaacaacaacaacctCAATTTCTTCAAAATCCAAGCTTTGTCATACCATCAAACTCAAAAAATTCCTCATTATTCAATTTCCAAAACCCCAACTTCTCTGATCATCATCAACAccaccatcatcatcatcaattgcCTTTCTCCATGAATCTCCCTTCCATCTCTTCAAACTTCTT aagcAAAGATGGAGGAGGAGATGATTTGGGAGAATTGGATCAAGCTCTTTTTCTCTATCTTGATGGACAAGAACCCTCTTCAACCACTACTCAAGACCAAAGAC AGAGTTCGGGTATGAGACCTCCGACGTTGAATATCTTCCCGTCGCAGCCGATGCATGTCGACTCATTACCaataaaa GGAAATACAACATTGATAAACCATGGTGGTGATTCAAAGATCAAAGCATCTGAGCCGTCCAAAGAGTTGGCCAACCAACGCAGCAATGGAGGAGCCATTGCATCTGCTCCAGCTCCAACCCAAACTACAACTACAACCGAACCTCATCCCAAACCTCCTAAA CGTGAGTCAAGCAAAAAAGGGCTCACCTCAAGTTCCGAGCAAGAAGGACCCAAAACTCCGGACCCTAAG ACCTTAAGAAGATTAGCTCAAAATCGAGAAGCTGCTAGAAAAAGCAGGCTGAGAAAAaag GCATATGTTCAGCAATTAGAGATGAGTAGGATTAAGCTGACGCAGCTGGAACAAGAGCTACAAAGAGCAAGAAATCAg GGCATGTTTTTGGGTGGAGGAGCCGCCATTTTAGGAGGACCTGACCAAGGACTTCCCTCCGGCTTCCATAACCTCAGCTCCG ATGCTGCGGTGTTTGACATTGAGTACGGGAGGTGGCAAGAGGAACACCACCGGTTGATGTGCGAGCTACGAGCAGCGGTGCAAGAGCACCTACCGGAGAACGAGCTGCGGTTGTACGTTGACAGCTGCCTAGCCCATTACGATGAGGTTTTGAACTTGAAGATGATGGTGGCTAAATCGGACATATTTCACCTTGTGTCCGGCATGTGGAAGACTCCGGCGGAGAGATGCTTCATGTGGATGGGCGATTTTAGACCCTCTGAGCTCATTAAG ATAATAATGGGTCAAATAGAGCCATTAACAGAACATCAAATATTAAACATTTGTGCATTGCAACAATCAACACAAGAAAGTGAAGAAGCATTGTCTCAAGGACTTGAAGCCCTAAATCAATCATTATCAGACACCATCACCTCTGATTCATTGAGTAGCCCTCCAAATATGGCTAACTATATGGGCCAAATGACATTAGCCATCAATAAGCTCTCTACTCTTGAAGGCTTTGTAAGACAG GCAGACAACTTGAGACACCAAACGGTTCACCGATTGCAACAAATGTTGACAactcgacaagcagcaagatgTTTGTTAGCCATTGCTGAGTATTTCCATAGGCTTCGAGCTTTGAGTTCCTTATGGTTGGCTCGTCCAAGGCAAGATTAA
- the LOC103486787 gene encoding uncharacterized protein LOC103486787 produces the protein MVTINLGMLHYVLDHVYGAFVHRTKISPPFFSRGWGGSKLDLLEKMIKQLFPDMAGQAWPPSLIKPIWRTVWENETARLREGFFRTPCDEQLLAALPPESHNARVAFLMPKSVPTHKMSCVVHLAGTGDHSFERRLRLGGPLLKDNIATMVLESPFYGQRRPMLQHGAKLLCVSDLLLLGRATIEEARSLLHWLDSEAGFGKMGVCGLSMGGVHAAMVGSLYPTPIATLPFLSPHSAVVAFCEGILKHGTAWEALRKDLALQQSTMTLEEVRERMRNVLSLTDVTRFPIPKNPSAVILVAATDDGYIPKHSVLELQKAWPGSEVRWVTGGHVSSFILHNDEFRRAIVDGLDRLEWRESPL, from the exons ATGGTTACGATTAATCTTGGAATGCTTCATTATGTGTTGGACCATGTTTATGGTGCATTTGTGCACAGAACCAAAATCAGCCCACCGTTTTTTTCGAGGGGATGGGGTGGTTCGAAGCTTGATTTGCTTGAGAAGATGATTAAACAGTTGTTCCCAGACATGGCAGGCCAGGCTTGGCCTCCTAGTTTGATCAAACCCATTTGGAGAACGGTTTGGGAGAATGAAACTGCTCGTTTGAGAGAAGGGTTTTTTAGGACCCCTTGTGATGAGCAGCTCCTTGCTGCTTTGCCTCCTGAGAGTCATAATGCAAGGGTTGCATTTCTCATGCCTAAATCTGTGCCAACCCACAAGATGTCTTGCGTGGTTCATTTGGCAG GGACTGGAGACCATTCATTTGAAAGAAGATTACGTCTTGGTGGGCCGTTGTTGAAGGATAACATTGCAACCATGGTGCTCGAGAG TCCTTTCTATGGTCAGAGACGACCCATGCTGCAACATGGTGCCAAACTCTTATGTGTTAGTGACTTGCTTTTGTTGGGAAGAGCAACCATTGAAGAGGCTCGCAGTCTTTTACATTGGCTAGACTCTGAGGCAGGGTTCGGAAAGATGGGTGTTTGTGGGCTTAGCATGG GAGGAGTACATGCTGCCATGGTTGGATCTCTATACCCTACACCAATTGCaacccttcctttcctttctccACATTCTGCTGTTGTGGCATTCTGTGAGGGAATTTTAAAGCATGGAACTGCTTGGGAAGCATTACGAAAGGACCTTGCCTTGCAGCAGTCTACCATGACTCTTGAGGAGGTTAGGGAACGGATGCGGAATGTACTGTCTCTCACAGATGTTACACGCTTTCCAATCCCAAAAAATCCCAGTGCTGTAATTCTTGTTGCTGCCACT GACGATGGCTACATCCCAAAACACTCCGTGCTCGAGCTCCAGAAAGCTTGGCCTGGTTCAGAAGTAAGATGGGTGACTGGTGGACATGTATCTTCCTTCATTCTACACAATGATGAGTTTCGACGAGCAATTGTTGATGGCCTCGACAGACTCGAATGGAGAGAGTCGCCATTATGA
- the LOC103486789 gene encoding 3,9-dihydroxypterocarpan 6A-monooxygenase: MADFSDYFLLLSLLLTSFLFVRVLFTRTHPDKLRRPPSPLSLPVIGHLHLLGQIPHQALYKLSCQYGPLIHLFFGSKPCVIVSDSEMAKQFLKTNESSFLNRPIRLNINYLTYGSKDFTFAPYGPYWKFLKKLCMTELLSSRTLDLFHPIRDEEMRLFVQRIHEQAIVGGTVDVGAELSRLMNNIISRMVLRKRCTEKDNGSEEVGKLVGEMCELAGALNVADMIWFCKRLDLQGFGRRVRNVRKRYDIMMEKIINEHEEERKRKKEDGEDDGVKDLLDILLDIYEDQSSEIKLTRDNIKAFVMNIFGAGTETSAAATEWALAELINNPSAMAKATQELHSVTGNNTRLLLESDLSKLPYLQAVVKETLRLHPTAPLIVREATEPCDVAGYHIPAKTRLLVNVWGIARDPARWLEPTQFDPERFLNRPSGSDQQSFDLMPFGSGRRSCPGAALALVAMPMVLGRLIQCFEWRVDGGDSVDMEEGPGISLRRARPLILIPVPKLHLFPSI; this comes from the exons ATGGCTGATTTTTCAGActactttcttcttctctctctcttgttAACCTCCTTCCTCTTTGTTCGAGTTCTCTTCACTCGAACCCACCCCGACAAGCTTCGTCGTCCGCCGAGCCCACTATCCTTGCCGGTGATTGGCCACCTCCACCTCCTTGGTCAAATCCCTCACCAAGCTCTTTACAAATTGTCATGTCAATATGGACCATTAATACATCTCTTTTTTGGCTCTAAGCCTTGTGTTATTGTCTCTGATTCAGAAATGGCTAAACAATTCCTCAAAACTAATGAATCCTCCTTTTTGAACCGACCCATTAGACTCAACATAAACTATCTCACTTACGGCTCTAAGGACTTCACTTTTGCACCCTATGGACCCTATTGGAAGTTCTTGAAAAAGTTGTGCATGACGGAGCTTCTTAGTAGTCGGACTCTCGATCTTTTCCATCCGATAAGGGATGAGGAAATGAGATTGTTTGTGCAAAGGATTCATGAACAAGCTATCGTAGGAGGGACGGTTGATGTTGGAGCTGAGCTTTCAAG GTTGATGAACAACATAATATCGAGAATGGTGTTGAGGAAAAGATGTACGGAGAAGGACAATGGATCAGAAGAGGTCGGGAAGCTGGTGGGGGAGATGTGCGAGCTCGCCGGAGCACTGAACGTGGCTGATATGATTTGGTTTTGCAAGAGATTGGATCTCCAAGGATTTGGAAGAAGGGTAAGAAATGTGAGAAAGAGGTATGATATAATGATGGAGAAGATAATAAATGAGCATGAAgaagagaggaagagaaaaaaggaGGATGGTGAAGATGATGGAGTTAAGGATTTGCTTGATATTTTACTTGACATTTATGAAGATCAAAGCTCAGAAATCAAACTCACAAGAGACAATATTAAGGCTTTTGTTATG AACATATTCGGCGCCGGAACTGAAACATCAGCGGCGGCCACAGAGTGGGCATTAGCAGAGCTAATCAACAACCCATCCGCCATGGCCAAAGCAACTCAAGAACTCCACTCCGTCACAGGAAATAATACCCGCCTCCTTCTCGAATCCGATCTCTCCAAACTCCCCTATCTCCAAGCCGTCGTCAAAGAAACCCTCCGCCTCCACCCAACCGCGCCGCTCATCGTCCGGGAGGCCACCGAGCCATGCGACGTTGCCGGCTACCACATTCCAGCCAAGACCCGCCTGCTTGTCAACGTTTGGGGCATAGCCCGCGATCCGGCCCGTTGGCTTGAACCGACCCAGTTCGACCCCGAACGGTTCTTGAACCGCCCGTCCGGTTCTGACCAACAGAGCTTTGATCTTATGCCATTTGGGAGTGGGCGCCGGAGCTGCCCTGGCGCCGCCCTGGCCCTGGTTGCGATGCCGATGGTTCTCGGGAGGTTGATTCAGTGCTTTGAGTGGAGGGTTGATGGCGGCGACAGCGTTGATATGGAAGAAGGGCCTGGAATTTCTCTTCGACGAGCTCGTCCTTTGATTCTAATCCCTGTGCCTAAGCTTCATCTTTTCCCTTCCATATAA
- the LOC103486791 gene encoding OVARIAN TUMOR DOMAIN-containing deubiquitinating enzyme 4 isoform X1 yields the protein MSIGSISICTRNAVPLNLRIYTQMGSNICTVLSRRTSTSCCSYGISRPKYADQSVTTISSCSPNTSQRFQGGCLSTCFSRRSIDFQAFTVKDLITDRGSPGREVEISLACKGMNVKLSIPNDGTFSKIKYNMRWPERWASAGLVFGWVVCYSTSEPVHAEAAYEKDDNEENSDSSHVKLSHGKKVYTDYSVIGIPGDGRCLFRSVAHGACLRSGKPAPSESLQRDLADELRSNVADEFIKRREETEWFVEGDFDTYVSNMRKPHVWGGEPELFMASHVLQAPIIVYMYDKDSGGLISIAEYGDEYGKENPIRVLYHGFGHYDALQIPANQGVGRSKL from the exons ATGAGTATTGGTTCAATCAGTATTTGTACAAGGAATGCTGTCCCTCTGAACTTGCGCATTTACACACAGATGGGCAGCAACATCTGTACAGTGCTATCCCGGAGAACATCAACTTCATGCTGTTCCTATGGAATTTCAAGACCAAAGTATGCCGATCAATCCGTCACCACAATATCATCTTGTTCACCAAATACTAGCCAAAGATTTCAGGGAGGCTGTCTCAGTACTTGCTTCTCCAGACGGTCAATTGACTTTCAAGCTTTTACAGTTAAAGATTTGATCACCGATAGAGGATCACCTGGTAGAGAAGTTGAAATTTCACTGGCATGTAAAGGTATGAATGTGAAGCTCTCAATCCCCAATGATGGGACATTTAGCAAAATCAAATATAACATGCGATGGCCAGAAAGATGGGCATCTGCTGGCTTAGTTTTTGGGTGGGTGGTTTGTTATTCAACTTCTGAACCAGTCCATGCTGAAGCAGcttatgaaaaagatgataatGAAGAAAACTCTGATTCATCTCATGTCAAACTCTCTCATGGAAAAAAGGTTTACACCGACTACTCGGTTATCG GAATTCCTGGAGATGGAAGATGTTTGTTCCGGTCAGTCGCTCATGGTGCTTGTTTGAGATCTGGGAAACCAGCTCCAAGTGAGAGCCTTCAGAGAGATTTAGCAGACGAATTGCGGTCCAAT GTTGCAGATGAGTTCATCAAGAGACGTGAGGAAACAGAATG GTTTGTTGAAGGCGATTTCGATACGTACGTGTCAAATATGCGAAAACCACACGTGTGGGGAGGGGAGCCGGAGTTGTTCATGGCTTCACATGTTCTTCA GGCACCTATCATAGTGTACATGTACGATAAAGATTCTGGTGGGTTGATTTCCATTGCTGAATATGGCGATGAATATGGCAAAGAAAATCCAATCAGAGTTCTGTACCATGGTTTTGGCCATTACGATGCTTTGCAAATTCCTGCTAATCAAGGAGTAGGTAGATCTAAACTTTAG
- the LOC103486790 gene encoding transcription factor bHLH130, with translation MGTNTHQSFQQPNSALLRFRSAPSSLFADFAHGIDSKRLNPFESSESERLVSRFGSRGGGCNSNDSESPVAGNYSSGLPPHYPRLSSAVNCSSSSSSSSSSSCSSSSSSMCSSLGFLGSNLVRQSSSPAGVLSQFNQNGYGGGSFSRLSGNNNGGEVVSPSSNRLNSQISFSSLLPSSLGMFPQISEQVVGNEKLSNSNNGETQYFTPSGFPFASWNESSQFSETFPGVKRDPDSNKKFSSSHQNGEIGNRVHLLSHHLSLPKNVSDVASIEKLLQLQDAVPCRIRAKRGCATHPRSIAERVRRTRISERMRKLQDLVPNMDKQTNTADMLDLAVDYIKELQKQFKTLSDNRANCVCVNMQKPLSNQIM, from the exons ATGGGTACGAATACCCACCAGAGTTTTCAGCAACCCAATTCGGCGTTGCTTCGATTTCGCTCCGCTCCCAGTTCTTTGTTTGCTGATTTCGCTCATGGGATTGATTCTAAGCGCTTGAATCCTTTCGAGAGCTCTGAATCGGAGCGGTTGGTTTCTAGATTTGGGAGTCGCGGTGGCGGTTGTAATAGTAATGATTCGGAATCTCCGGTAGCCGGAAACTACTCTTCTGGTCTGCCGCCGCATTATCCTCGGCTGAGCTCCGCCGTTAactgttcttcttcttcttcctcctcttcttcctcttcttgttcttcttcttcctcctcaaTGTGTAGCTCACTTGGTTTTTTGGGTTCCAATCTTGTTCGTCAGAGTAGCTCTCCTGCTGGGGTTCTCTCTCAATTCAATCAAAATG GCTATGGTGGGGGAAGTTTCAGTAGGCTGAGTGGTAATAACAATGGAGGGGAAGTTGTTAGTCCATCATCTAACAGATTGAACTCTCAAATTAGCTTCTCGTCTTTACTTCCCTCTTCTTTGGGGATGTTTCCTCAGATCTCTGAACAAGTAGTTGGGAATGAAAAGCTTTCAAATAGCAATAATGGAGAGACTCAGTACTTCACTCCATCCGGGTTCCCCTTTGCTTCTTGGAACGAATCGTCTCAATTCTCGGAAACTTTTCCTGGCGTAAAGCGTGATCCGGATAGCAATAAGAAGTTTTCCAGTAGTCATCAG AATGGTGAGATCGGGAACCGAGTTCATTTGCTATCGCACCATTTGAGCTTGCCCAAGAACGTATCCGATGTTGCTTCCATTGAGAAGTTGTTACAGCTCCAAGACGCTGTTCCTTGCAGAATTAGAGCAAAACGAGGCTGTGCAACTCATCCACGTAGCATTGCAGAAAGG GTGCGACGAACTCGGATTAGCGAACGTATGAGGAAGCTAcaagatcttgtaccaaatatgGACAAG CAAACAAACACGGCAGACATGTTGGACTTAGCGGTTGACTACATCAAAGAGCTTCAGAAACAGTTCAAG ACGTTAAGCGACAACCGAGCAAATTGCGTGTGTGTGAATATGCAGAAGCCGTTGTCGAATCAAATAATGTGA
- the LOC103486788 gene encoding 3,9-dihydroxypterocarpan 6A-monooxygenase — protein MYRNQEKKRLSHNTMKAMTTIFDNITSPSQFWSFWFIIALLLHLLLKKILTKSKPSSPNTTKPPPSPPALPLIGHLHLLTPVIVTSFQTLARRYGPLIEIRLGASKCVIVSTAAVAKEILKTHEHNFLSRPEFGASEYFIYRGSRFVMAQYGPYWRFMKKLTMTRLLSPPQLAVSTAIRSDEIVKLVERIEASSREGKPSDMRLEFTTLTNNIISRMLLSTRCCGGKDEAKEIKELAWRINMLAGKLSLGDILGALKVFDFSGNGKKFVETLKKFDGLVERIMKEHEAAIDSGDEERKKDLLDILLEIYNDPNADMKITRTDIKSFLLDLFMAGTDTTATAMLWAMGELLNCPESLQKLRKEITSVVGNKKPVQESDLPNLPYLRAIVNETLRLHPSAPIIIRECLDDCNINDSLIKAKTRVLINAYAVMRDPESWSEPDKFLPERFLEGSHENIGSHRMEMKGQNFRYIPFGSGKRGCPGSSLALLVFPRAIATMVQRFDWKIGGDNGGNVDLTLGSGFAAEMATPLICYANPIL, from the exons ATGTATAGAaaccaagaaaagaaaagactaTCACACAACACCATGAAGGCCATGACCACCATCTTTGACAACATCACCTCTCCCTCACAATTTTGGTCCTTCTGGTTCATCATTGCCCTCCTCCTCCATCTCTTACTCAAAAAGATTCTAACAAAATCTAAACCCTCATCCCCCAACACGACCAAGCCTCCCCCGAGCCCCCCGGCGCTCCCTCTCATTGGTCACCTCCACCTTCTCACCCCTGTTATTGTCACCTCCTTCCAAACCCTAGCTCGCCGTTATGGCCCTCTCATCGAGATTCGACTCGGTGCGTCGAAGTGTGTCATCGTCTCAACCGCAGCAGTTGCCAAAGAGATTCTAAAGACTCACGAACACAATTTCCTCTCCCGACCGGAGTTCGGTGCCTCCGAGTACTTCATTTACCGAGGGTCGAGGTTCGTCATGGCCCAATATGGACCCTATTGGCGATTCATGAAGAAGCTAACCATGACACGACTTCTCTCGCCACCACAGCTAGCGGTCTCCACAGCCATTCGGAGTGATGAGATAGTGAAACTTGTGGAGAGAATAGAAGCAAGTTCAAGGGAAGGGAAGCCCTCAGATATGAGATTGGAGTTTACTACTTTGACAAACAATATTATATCAAGGATGCTTTTGAGTACAAGGTGTTGTGGAGGGAAAGATGAGGCCAAAGAGATTAAGGAATTGGCTTGGAGGATTAATATGTTGGCTGGGAAATTGAGTTTGGGGGATATTTTGGGAGCTCTGAAAGTGTTTGATTTCTCTGGAAATGGAAAGAAGTTTGTGGAAactttgaagaaatttgatGGGTTGGTAGAGAGGATAATGAAAGAGCATGAAGCTGCCATTGATAGTGgggatgaagaaagaaaaaaagacttGTTGGATATCTTGTTGGAGATTTACAACGATCCAAATGCTGACATGAAGATAACCCGAACCGATATCAAGTCCTTCTTGCTT GACCTTTTCATGGCAGGCACCGACACAACCGCGACGGCAATGCTGTGGGCAATGGGAGAGCTCCTAAATTGTCCAGAATCACTCCAAAAGCTAAGAAAAGAGATAACATCAGTAGTTGGAAACAAGAAGCCAGTCCAAGAATCCGACCTCCCCAACCTTCCCTATCTCCGAGCAATTGTTAACGAAACGCTCCGTCTCCACCCGTCAGCGCCGATCATCATCAGGGAATGTTTAGATGACTGCAACATCAACGACTCACTAATCAAAGCCAAAACTCGGGTCTTGATCAATGCATACGCGGTCATGAGAGACCCCGAGTCGTGGTCGGAACCCGACAAGTTCTTGCCTGAGAGGTTTTTGGAAGGCTCCCATGAGAATATTGGCAGCCACCGAATGGAGATGAAAGGACAAAATTTCAGGTACATTCCGTTTGGGAGTGGGAAGAGAGGTTGCCCTGGATCTTCCCTTGCTTTGTTGGTTTTTCCACGTGCAATTGCCACTATGGTGCAACGGTTTGATTGGAAGATCGGTGGGGATAACGGCGGCAACGTTGATTTGACTCTGGGGTCGGGATTTGCTGCAGAGATGGCAACACCGCTCATCTGCTATGCAAATCCTATTTTGTGA
- the LOC103486785 gene encoding bZIP transcription factor TGA10 isoform X2 yields MASSNIKNSSIIIQQEEEEEKQQLHHHHQQQQQQPQFLQNPSFVIPSNSKNSSLFNFQNPNFSDHHQHHHHHHQLPFSMNLPSISSNFLSKDGGGDDLGELDQALFLYLDGQEPSSTTTQDQRQSSGMRPPTLNIFPSQPMHVDSLPIKGNTTLINHGGDSKIKASEPSKELANQRSNGGAIASAPAPTQTTTTTEPHPKPPKRESSKKGLTSSSEQEGPKTPDPKTLRRLAQNREAARKSRLRKKAYVQQLEMSRIKLTQLEQELQRARNQGMFLGGGAAILGGPDQGLPSGFHNLSSDAAVFDIEYGRWQEEHHRLMCELRAAVQEHLPENELRLYVDSCLAHYDEVLNLKMMVAKSDIFHLVSGMWKTPAERCFMWMGDFRPSELIKIIMGQIEPLTEHQILNICALQQSTQESEEALSQGLEALNQSLSDTITSDSLSSPPNMANYMGQMTLAINKLSTLEGFVRQADNLRHQTVHRLQQMLTTRQAARCLLAIAEYFHRLRALSSLWLARPRLQ; encoded by the exons ATGGCTTCTTCCAATATTAAAAACAGCTCCATCATCAtccaacaagaagaagaagaagaaaaacaacaacttcatcatcatcatcaacaacaacaacaacaacctCAATTTCTTCAAAATCCAAGCTTTGTCATACCATCAAACTCAAAAAATTCCTCATTATTCAATTTCCAAAACCCCAACTTCTCTGATCATCATCAACAccaccatcatcatcatcaattgcCTTTCTCCATGAATCTCCCTTCCATCTCTTCAAACTTCTT aagcAAAGATGGAGGAGGAGATGATTTGGGAGAATTGGATCAAGCTCTTTTTCTCTATCTTGATGGACAAGAACCCTCTTCAACCACTACTCAAGACCAAAGAC AGAGTTCGGGTATGAGACCTCCGACGTTGAATATCTTCCCGTCGCAGCCGATGCATGTCGACTCATTACCaataaaa GGAAATACAACATTGATAAACCATGGTGGTGATTCAAAGATCAAAGCATCTGAGCCGTCCAAAGAGTTGGCCAACCAACGCAGCAATGGAGGAGCCATTGCATCTGCTCCAGCTCCAACCCAAACTACAACTACAACCGAACCTCATCCCAAACCTCCTAAA CGTGAGTCAAGCAAAAAAGGGCTCACCTCAAGTTCCGAGCAAGAAGGACCCAAAACTCCGGACCCTAAG ACCTTAAGAAGATTAGCTCAAAATCGAGAAGCTGCTAGAAAAAGCAGGCTGAGAAAAaag GCATATGTTCAGCAATTAGAGATGAGTAGGATTAAGCTGACGCAGCTGGAACAAGAGCTACAAAGAGCAAGAAATCAg GGCATGTTTTTGGGTGGAGGAGCCGCCATTTTAGGAGGACCTGACCAAGGACTTCCCTCCGGCTTCCATAACCTCAGCTCCG ATGCTGCGGTGTTTGACATTGAGTACGGGAGGTGGCAAGAGGAACACCACCGGTTGATGTGCGAGCTACGAGCAGCGGTGCAAGAGCACCTACCGGAGAACGAGCTGCGGTTGTACGTTGACAGCTGCCTAGCCCATTACGATGAGGTTTTGAACTTGAAGATGATGGTGGCTAAATCGGACATATTTCACCTTGTGTCCGGCATGTGGAAGACTCCGGCGGAGAGATGCTTCATGTGGATGGGCGATTTTAGACCCTCTGAGCTCATTAAG ATAATAATGGGTCAAATAGAGCCATTAACAGAACATCAAATATTAAACATTTGTGCATTGCAACAATCAACACAAGAAAGTGAAGAAGCATTGTCTCAAGGACTTGAAGCCCTAAATCAATCATTATCAGACACCATCACCTCTGATTCATTGAGTAGCCCTCCAAATATGGCTAACTATATGGGCCAAATGACATTAGCCATCAATAAGCTCTCTACTCTTGAAGGCTTTGTAAGACAG GCAGACAACTTGAGACACCAAACGGTTCACCGATTGCAACAAATGTTGACAactcgacaagcagcaagatgTTTGTTAGCCATTGCTGAGTATTTCCATAGGCTTCGAGCTTTGAGTTCCTTATGGTTGGCTCGTCCAAG GTTGCAGTGA
- the LOC103486791 gene encoding OVARIAN TUMOR DOMAIN-containing deubiquitinating enzyme 4 isoform X2, whose amino-acid sequence MSIGSISICTRNAVPLNLRIYTQMGSNICTVLSRRTSTSCCSYGISRPKYADQSVTTISSCSPNTSQRFQGGCLSTCFSRRSIDFQAFTVKDLITDRGSPGREVEISLACKAYEKDDNEENSDSSHVKLSHGKKVYTDYSVIGIPGDGRCLFRSVAHGACLRSGKPAPSESLQRDLADELRSNVADEFIKRREETEWFVEGDFDTYVSNMRKPHVWGGEPELFMASHVLQAPIIVYMYDKDSGGLISIAEYGDEYGKENPIRVLYHGFGHYDALQIPANQGVGRSKL is encoded by the exons ATGAGTATTGGTTCAATCAGTATTTGTACAAGGAATGCTGTCCCTCTGAACTTGCGCATTTACACACAGATGGGCAGCAACATCTGTACAGTGCTATCCCGGAGAACATCAACTTCATGCTGTTCCTATGGAATTTCAAGACCAAAGTATGCCGATCAATCCGTCACCACAATATCATCTTGTTCACCAAATACTAGCCAAAGATTTCAGGGAGGCTGTCTCAGTACTTGCTTCTCCAGACGGTCAATTGACTTTCAAGCTTTTACAGTTAAAGATTTGATCACCGATAGAGGATCACCTGGTAGAGAAGTTGAAATTTCACTGGCATGTAAAG cttatgaaaaagatgataatGAAGAAAACTCTGATTCATCTCATGTCAAACTCTCTCATGGAAAAAAGGTTTACACCGACTACTCGGTTATCG GAATTCCTGGAGATGGAAGATGTTTGTTCCGGTCAGTCGCTCATGGTGCTTGTTTGAGATCTGGGAAACCAGCTCCAAGTGAGAGCCTTCAGAGAGATTTAGCAGACGAATTGCGGTCCAAT GTTGCAGATGAGTTCATCAAGAGACGTGAGGAAACAGAATG GTTTGTTGAAGGCGATTTCGATACGTACGTGTCAAATATGCGAAAACCACACGTGTGGGGAGGGGAGCCGGAGTTGTTCATGGCTTCACATGTTCTTCA GGCACCTATCATAGTGTACATGTACGATAAAGATTCTGGTGGGTTGATTTCCATTGCTGAATATGGCGATGAATATGGCAAAGAAAATCCAATCAGAGTTCTGTACCATGGTTTTGGCCATTACGATGCTTTGCAAATTCCTGCTAATCAAGGAGTAGGTAGATCTAAACTTTAG